The DNA region NNNNNNNNNNNNNNNNNNNNNNNNNNNNNNNNNNNNNNNNNNNNNNNNNNNNNNNNNNNNNNNNNNNNNNNNNNNNNNNNNNNNNNNNNNNNNNNNNNNNNNNNNNNNNNNNNNNNNNNNNNNNNNNNNNNNNNNNNNNNNNNNNNNNNNNNNNNNNNNNNNNNNNNNNNNNNNNNNNNNNNNNNNNNNNNNNNNNNNNNNNNNNNNNNNNNNNNNNNNNNNNNNNNNNNNNNNNNNNNNNNNNNNNNNNNNNNNNNNNNNNNNNNNNNNNNNNNNNNNNNNNNNNNNNNNNNNNNNNNNNNNNNNNNNNNNNNNNNNNNNNNNNNNNNNNNNNNNNNNNNNNNNNNNNNNNNNNNNNNNNNNNNNNNNNNNNNNNNNNNNNNNNNNNNNNNNNNNNNNNNNNNNNNNNNNNNNNNNNNNNNNNNNNNNNNNNNNNNNNNNNNNNNNNNNNNNNNNNNNNNNNNNNNNNNNNNNNNNNNNNNNNNNNNNNNNNNNNNNNNNNNNNNNNNNNNNNNNNNNNNNNNNNNNNNNNNNNNNNNNNNNNNNNNNNNNNNNNNNNNNNNNNNNNNNNNNNNNNNNNNNNNNNNNNNNNNNNNNNNNNNNNNNNNNNNNNNNNNNNNNNNNNNNNNNNNNNNNNNNNNNNNNNNNNNNNNNNNNNNNNNNNNNNNNNNNNNNNNNNNNNNNNNNNNNNNNNNNNNNNNNNNNNNNNNNNNNNNNNNNNNNNNNNNNNNNNNNNNNNNNNNNNNNNNNNNNNNNNNNNNNNNNNNNNNNNNNNNNNNNNNNNNNNNNNNNNNNNNNNNNNNNNNNNNNNNNNNNNNNNNNNNNNNNNNNNNNNNNNNNNNNNNNNNNNNNNNNNNNATCCACCACCTAAATTCTGGATTTATATggataaaaaaatgattgagaCATtcccaagaacaagaaaagatgACCAAATATTGTATGGACTTGAGATGACAAACCTTGCTTTGTTCTCCTTTTGGCTTAAAGAATTCTTCCTCAtcactttcttcatcatcactagTGTCATGGTTCTCATTTATCAAGGGAGTAGCTAATGATCCCGATGCTCCATACACAATGTCCATCAAGTTGGGGTTCTTCTTTCTGGCATTCTCCTTCAAGGGTGCTTTCCATTGTGATATGTTACCAAAGTCTGACAGACCATGAATGGTCAATGTTTAGGAACAAACGAAATCTTAAATGACAAAAGACAATGTACTTTCTCAAGAAAATCTAATGCCCATGACATCATCAATACGCAAGTAAATTTAATCGTAGAAATAACATACCATCTATTTGATAATCCCCTGGCGAATCAGAAGCAGAGTCATCTCCACCATCTTCAACTTCATTTTCGTCCAATTCAACATCGTCTGCTTCCTCAGAGTTATATTCATCTAAGTCCAATTCAGCATCGTCAGCTTCCTCAAAATCATCTTCATCTGAGTCCTGCGTCACATACAGCCAGACATGGGGACAAccaattaattttgaaaatctaaTCTGTCGACATCAAGTAGATACTGCTTCCCAGAATCTTAATCACTACAGGGATCCCACTAGAATTGCGATTGACCTAACCTACATTAATGTTTCACCATTTCTTTCCAAATTGTTAACACAAACTAATGAAAACGAGCAAATTCACACATTAACTCTCTTATTTTCATAGTCACCAGTATCATCCAACTGAAGATATGACTGCAATAGTAAATAGAAGCATTACAAAAATCAGATCAAGCAAGTACATTACCTTTGCATCACTCCCCTCCATGAAGACAGCTTTCCTCCTCAACCTTCCACCATGAAACTCAGTTACCTGCTTTATTTCACTGTCACTACCCTCTACATCCTTTTCATCaacctcatcatcctcatcatcctcatcatcttgaGACTCCTCGTTGTCAGAACCTTCCGGTAAAGATTGATACGCATCTTCAGCCATAAGTTTTGTTTCTGAGCTGGCACTGGTCTTTTTGCCAAAAAAGTTGATGAATGTCTTTTCCAGTTTCTCATCAACAGAATACTTTGTGTTCTGCAACGACTTTACCAAATCTTCACCAACATCTCTGCCCTTTCCTGCCAAGATAAAAATGTCACAATCAGAGATGCTAGAGCACAAAAAGTGAGCAATAAATATTGGCTTTCTATTAATGATGTAAACCAAATTCTAAATATGTAGAAATTCTATGGACATGAAATGagcaaaacacataaaacagaCTACTTCAGATACATATACAATAGAACAATTTTATGACAATCAAAATTGGAAAACCCCATAAATAACCTTTATTAGTAGGTTCTCCATTTCCATCTTCAGTTTTAGAGTACTGAACTTGGTGATCATTTATGTTGATGTAAACAGCATCTTTGTCATACACAAGATCTCCAATCCCGGACATAGGAGCATAAAAAAGCTTATCCCTGTCCCTCAGCCCCTTTCGCTTGCCAGCTGAAGGTAAAGGACAAGGATCAGTTAAAGCAGTCACCCCAGCTAAACTGTAGTCACCAACTCCGGCAATATGAACCTGAAAATCATAAGAAATTAGATCAGATGCCTgttaaacaagataaaaaaggTAAATTGTAACAGCTAAGATACCATTTTGTATACAAAAATCACTCAATTAGAtaaagaagcaaaaacaaatccATTACAAAGCACAGTATACAAGTTTATGCTCTTCTTACAACTTTATTCGATATGGGAAAGCTATGTGTCAATAAAAAACGGGTTAATTTCAGTTACTTTGATGCAATAACTAATTCGAAATGCTGTAATATGTGAATCGCTAGGAACCAGCAAGGAAGACCGTACAGATAACATCAAATCAGCTCATCTCTAGGCTCAATTTATAAAATGGTATTTTCCTAAAATTCAAGAGTATTTTGCGGCACATACTGTTAAGCAAATAAATGGCTCAAGGAGTTAGGCCATAGAAAACTCAAAAGGCCAAGATGAACCAGTATCTAAGGACAATGATGACAAAACATCTGATAACATACCTTCATCCCTTTTTTCAAGTTACAACCACGTAGGTAACCATACAATGTGATATTTCTATCGCATTTTTTATCCATCTGAACTTTCTCGGGAGAGGTAACATCTTCCATGCGATCAGCCAACACATAAGGATGTGATGTTCGCCACTTTATTGGCTGAGGCTTGACAACAGATACAAAGCGGCGAAGGTTGTGAACTTCACGCGGTGTATACCtacaaacaaaagataaacTAAAGGTGAACCTCAAACGCTCCTTGCACATGTCATCCATGTTGGTGAAGTATCAATGAAAATACTTACTTCCCATGAATGAGACCAGATAAATAGAACAATTTAGCTCCTTTATATATTTCGGTCCAAAACCGATCCTTGAGAGACTTTTTTGTTCTCCTCAGCTTGCTTGCATCCTTGAAGTTATCAAGGTGTGTGAGGACACCAATAACTCTAGGAAATCCATGCATTTGCATAATATTGAGGAATTCAAAGGTTTCCTGAGGGTCAAACAGATTAAAAGACAAATTACTTAACATACCTTGGTTGATATCATTAACAAATGTAGATTACGAAAATAGGTCCAACAGTGATCTcgtatataaaagaaaaaaaaaaagaaatcttcaCAAAACAACAAGCAAATGACATGatgcaaaagaaaattattaaaccaCATTTTCCAGGGCAGAGGAATGGCAAGCTCAGATAAAGCATTCATTACGGGAAAAAGGAGAAAGCTACAGAAAAAATGGTTTCTCACCATCTCAAAACCATAACTCCCGTCTACCACAAGCATGGCTAGATCAGCAACCTTTGCACAATCCACCATCCCATTGATATCATTTGGGCACTCCACAAATTGATACCGCTTATGTTTACCTGATTCCATGACAGACTAACATGAGAACAGGAATAAATTCCAAGGCTAAAAAACACGACAGATGCATacaaaggaacaaaaaagaagaagaagcaaataaaaaaatgcagCACAGAACCTTCTACAATGGTAATAGGTCCTAGAACCTCCGGTACATTCTGCTTGGTGAATTCCTTCACAAGAGACTTAATCACGAGAGACTTTCCAACCTACATGACCAAAACAGtggaaagaaacaatcaaaactTGAGAGAAAAAATAAGCAAATCCGAGAGTGAAAACGACAAatcaacaacaatataaaaaaacacagtACTCCTGGGGGGCCTTGAACAACGACGACGAAAGGAGGAGGTTCGTTATAAGTACGATCAATTGTCGGGACATGAAGTCGCCTTTGTTCCTTCTCCATAGCGTGAGATTGCGCTTTCTTCGCCTTGACAGCCGAGTTATAACCAAACGCCTGCACAACCCCAAGTACAATCGATTTTTCCAATCAGCGACCAAAGacaaagaaacgacattgacaaagagagagagagagagagaggacaagtagtagtagtagtagtaactaAGTCACCTTAGGGTTCTTCTGCTTGGTAATGGGGATACCACGCTTCATCTTATCGATTGCAGATTTCTTCTTCATGGTAGGACCTGCTTGGCGAGTCCTATGTGACCTGTGAGACGGCATCAATTCGTCGGCGGCCATGGCGTGAAGTCAGCGAGCTCAGAAACGATGATGAACAAAAAGGTCTTTCTTTTGGTGGCCGTCGAGAAGTATACGAATCAggtaaagagagagatgaaaaacCCTTACTGTATAAACCCTCCAATTTCAATTATAAGACGGTTTAAATAAACAAACCGTAACCGGTTCGATTTAATTTGACATTCTAATTTCACTCCGGTTTAATTTACCACATAACAGAagcccctcctcctcctcaaatGGTGAAGAACAGTgtttgaagaagacgaagaagaagagagagaacgaCGAAGCAATTCAAGAATCAagtctctccttctttctttcttctctttatctttccGAATGTATCAACACGCTTTTGCCCTAACATTTCACTCCTTTTCACCTCACTATGCGTTATCCCTCTCAAATTTCTCCACCCAAAGCCCTAATCCTCTCCTCCCTAATTTCCCGCCATTCGCTCGAGTCCCGCGTCTGAGAAGCTCCGTTTGCCTCCGCTGTCGGACCAGTGCCGCTGATGTATCCCCTGTTAGATACGCCGatggctcctcctcctccatcggGGAAAATGGAGGTATCGTGGTGGCTGAGAAACCTATCGATGTCGCAACTCTTGGTAATCTCTGCGTCGACATTGTTCTCAGTGTTCACGAATTGCCCCCTCCTTCTCGCGGAGAGCGCAAGGCCCTCATGGAcgaactctctctttctcccccaGATAAGGTTTTTGTTTACTAATTCGTTGTTTCTTTTCACATCTTTAAGAGATGAACTTCTTCGTAGTGTATCAGTGGAAGTTCTTAGCTCAATTCTTTTAATGAATACGTGAACTTTCTTGTATTCCCTTGTTTagttgaaaatattgtttttcttgttttttgttcttgatgttAATAGTCAAGTGTTTTTGTTCCCTGTTTGCTTATAGAAATACTGGGAAGCTGGTGGCAACTGTAACATGGCTATAGCGGCTGCTAGATTGGGGCTTCAGTGTGTTGCGATTGGTCACGTTGGGGATGAGATCTATGGTGAGTTTCTTCTAGATGTGCTTCATGAAGAAGGAATAGGTACAGTTGCATTGGATGGAGGAACAAATGCCAAAGATAGCAGCTCGTATCGTGATACTCTTATTTGCTGGGTTCTTGTGGATCCTTTGCAGCGACATGGCTTTTGCAGGTAATGCTTTTTGCCTTGACGAGTTTCTAGGGAAACTAAGTAAAATTGAAAATGGCTAACAAGGAAACTTGAATAGATCTATGGTAGCGACGGTGGTTTATGTGGGATAATTGGTTTAATGAATGCATCATCTCATTGATGTACTTTTGATGGGTATCTAGAAATATAAGGTTTTGTTTATTAGTGTTTTTTGGGAAACGAAAAAGTGCAGTTTTTCTTGATGCTATCTATCTATATGTTCAGGAAGATATAACTTTCTTGTTCATACATCTTGTTTCTCTTAGTGAGACAAAAGCTAGTGGGTTATATTGGCATACTTGCTTCCAATGATGCTTCTTAGTTCTTTGAATTCTTTGACTCGACTCGAGGAACTTATGCCCCTTTTTGTTCCTAATTCTGATGTCTATTTGTGAAACAACTTCTCGTGGGTAATGTTATTTGTTTCAAGTTTCTTGAATTCTAATACTAGAGGAACTTATTCACTGGAGTTGTTTCTCTTTTTAGTCGAGCCGATTTCAAGGAGGAACCTGCTTTCAGTTGGATCACTGACCTATCTGATGAAGTAAAGATGGCAATCAGACAGTCAAAGGTTCTTTTCTGCAATGGTTATGACTTTGACGATTTTAGCCCTAGTTTTATAATGTCAACGATAGATTATGCTTCCAAAGTCGGGACAGCTATCTTCTTTGATCCTGGGCCACGGGGAAAGAGTCTTTCCAAGGGAACTCCTGATGAGCGTAAAGCACTTGCTCACTTCTTAAGAATGAGCGATGTTCTTCTTTT from Camelina sativa cultivar DH55 chromosome 3, Cs, whole genome shotgun sequence includes:
- the LOC104764639 gene encoding ribosome biogenesis protein bms1-like (The sequence of the model RefSeq protein was modified relative to this genomic sequence to represent the inferred CDS: added 290 bases not found in genome assembly), which encodes MAADELMPSHRSHRTRQAGPTMKKKSAIDKMKRGIPITKQKNPKAFGYNSAVKAKKAQSHAMEKEQRRLHVPTIDRTYNEPPPFVVVVQGPPGVGKSLVIKSLVKEFTKQNVPEVLGPITIVEGKHKRYQFVECPNDINGMVDCAKVADLAMLVVDGSYGFEMETFEFLNIMQMHGFPRVIGVLTHLDNFKDASKLRRTKKSLKDRFWTEIYKGAKLFYLSGLIHGKYTPREVHNLRRFVSVVKPQPIKWRTSHPYVLADRMEDVTSPEKVQMDKKCDRNITLYGYLRGCNLKKGMKVHIAGVGDYSLAGVTALTDPCPLPSAGKRKGLRDRDKLFYAPMSGIGDLVYDKDAVYININDHQVQYSKTEDGNGEPTNKGKGRDVGEDLVKSLQNTKYSVDEKLEKTFINFFGKKTSASSETKLMAEDAYQSLPEGSDNEESQDDEDDEDDEVDEKDVEGSDSEIKQVTEFHGGRLRRKAVFMEGSDAKDSDEDDFEEADDAELDLDEYNSEEADDVELDENEVEDGGDDSASDSPGDYQIDDFGNISQWKAPLKENARKKNPNLMDIVYGASGSLATPLINENHDTSDDEESDEEEFFKPKGEQSKNLGGGWDVGYVNSEDCSKFLNYGYLKNWKEKDVCETIRDRFTTGDWSKAALRDKNSGTAIEGEDDELYGDFEDLETGDEHKSHEDMESDASENEDEDAEVVERRLKKLARRAKFDAECNKSEFEEDDNDKGDGNNPLSQAKEPGFFDKMKEELEMTKQRNKEELDDLDEETRIKLEGFRTGTYLRLEIHNVPYEMIEFFDPCHPILVGGIGYGEDNAGYMQTRFKRHRWHKKVLKTRDPIIVSIGWRRYQTLPIYAIEDPNGRHRMLKYTPEHMHCLATFWGPLAPPDTGIVAFQNLSNNQAGFRITATSIVIEYNHKARIVKKIKLVGTPCKIKKKTAFIKDMFTSDLEIARFEGSSVRTVSGIRGQIKKAGKNMLDNNAEEGIARCTFEDQIRMSDMVFLRAWTTVEVPQFYNPLTTALQSRDKTWKGMKTFGELRRELNIPIPVNKDSLYKKIERKPKKFNPLKISKSLQRDLPFKSKPKDIPRRKRQSLDARRAVVMEPEERKAHKAIQQFKLLEQHKMKKKKATMQKKREVYEAEKAKSEEINKKRRREERRERYREEDKQKKKSRRSND
- the LOC104764630 gene encoding fructokinase-1-like, producing the protein MYQHAFALTFHSFSPHYALSLSNFSTQSPNPLLPNFPPFARVPRLRSSVCLRCRTSAADVSPVRYADGSSSSIGENGGIVVAEKPIDVATLGNLCVDIVLSVHELPPPSRGERKALMDELSLSPPDKKYWEAGGNCNMAIAAARLGLQCVAIGHVGDEIYGEFLLDVLHEEGIGTVALDGGTNAKDSSSYRDTLICWVLVDPLQRHGFCSRADFKEEPAFSWITDLSDEVKMAIRQSKVLFCNGYDFDDFSPSFIMSTIDYASKVGTAIFFDPGPRGKSLSKGTPDERKALAHFLRMSDVLLLTSEEAEGLTGIRNPVKAGQEILRNGKGTKWVIVKMGAKGSILVTKSSVSVAPAFKVEVIDTVGCGDSFVAAIALGYIRNIPLVNTLTIANAVGAATAMGCGAGRNVAKRQQVMDLMKASKLNDEEKFFEQLLAENSESPRFNLLSKKKIRKDGSSKQEIETISMEKVVSELLPELEFKRCCVKASS